The following are encoded together in the Conger conger chromosome 11, fConCon1.1, whole genome shotgun sequence genome:
- the LOC133141347 gene encoding alveolar macrophage chemotactic factor-like codes for MTPRPRFLFIALAVCFSALYVCPTEGFAGVNCRCLRTSGSSINPRQVKQLQIIPLGAQCRHIEILITLRNGWTVCLDPKAPSTQQLIEAVMENIKQKEKIQKERKTRDTTADAS; via the exons ATGACGCCGAGACCTCGCTTCCTCTTCATTGCCCTGGCAGTCTGCTTTTCCGCACTCTATG TTTGTCCCACCGAAGGATTCGCTGGTGTTAATTGCCGCTGTCTGAGAACGTCCGGGTCCTCCATCAACCCTCGCCAGGTCAAGCAGCTGCAGATCATCCCACTGGGAGCGCAGTGCCGGCATATCGAGATACT AATCACACTGAGAAATGGTTGGACTGTTTGTCTGGATCCGAAAGCACCAAGTACCCAGCAGCTCATTGAGGCAGTGATGGA AAAcataaaacagaaagaaaaaattcagaaagaaagaaaaacccgGGATACCACAGCTGATGCTTCCTGA